In Gammaproteobacteria bacterium, a single window of DNA contains:
- a CDS encoding DNA polymerase III subunit chi: MTQIDFYILGEQPSEQFVCKLVDKVYHLSHSIYIHTGSEQQALRLDEMLWTFRQGSFLPHEITSDKPTNPPASPILIGFGYNAQIHADVMINLSAEIPGFFSQFDRVVEFVHGDDALRQAARENYKFYKDRGYSINTHEIN, from the coding sequence ATGACTCAAATCGATTTTTATATCCTGGGCGAACAGCCCAGTGAACAATTCGTCTGTAAATTGGTGGACAAGGTGTACCACCTATCCCACTCCATATACATCCATACCGGCTCAGAACAACAGGCGCTACGCTTGGACGAGATGCTGTGGACTTTCCGGCAGGGTAGCTTTTTACCCCACGAAATCACGTCAGATAAGCCAACCAACCCACCTGCCTCCCCCATCCTGATTGGCTTCGGGTACAATGCTCAAATTCATGCGGATGTGATGATTAATCTATCCGCCGAAATTCCCGGTTTTTTCAGCCAATTTGACCGTGTGGTTGAATTTGTTCACGGAGATGATGCGTTACGCCAAGCTGCCAGAGAAAACTACAAGTTTTACAAGGACCGCGGCTACTCCATCAACACCCATGAAATTAACTGA
- the lptG gene encoding LPS export ABC transporter permease LptG has protein sequence MKILDRYIGWSVIINMVVVMVVLLSLFTFVGFFEEVDYIGKGRYGVSEAILYIVLSLPSLISQLMPMTALLGCTVGLGMLAGNSELVAIRSAGVSLRRIVWSVMKVGILAMVFVAVVGEWVGPHSERLAQTLRSVALSNQLSMGGKQGLWAKDGTNIINARKFLPGERLGEIYIYEMDDQHRLIRLIQAQTASYRNERWILENVLQNELKENQVITAAKKELAWDTTISPDLLSVVTVKPNTLSTWGLYQYIEYLQANGLSSSNYVQAFWSKLASPLATGIMVLLAIPFVFGPLRSVSVGQRVLVGVLTGVAFHLLTQTFAYVGLVFKLNSAFSVFLPLILAAMAAYWLFKRVY, from the coding sequence ATGAAAATACTGGATCGGTACATTGGCTGGAGCGTTATTATCAACATGGTCGTTGTCATGGTCGTGTTGCTGTCCTTGTTTACCTTCGTCGGGTTTTTCGAAGAGGTGGATTATATCGGCAAGGGCCGTTACGGTGTCAGCGAAGCCATATTGTATATTGTCTTAAGTTTACCCAGTTTAATTAGCCAACTGATGCCAATGACGGCTTTGCTTGGCTGTACCGTGGGATTGGGAATGCTGGCGGGTAATAGTGAGCTGGTGGCCATCCGCAGTGCCGGGGTATCGTTGCGACGCATAGTTTGGTCGGTAATGAAAGTGGGTATTCTGGCCATGGTCTTTGTGGCTGTAGTGGGCGAATGGGTGGGGCCGCACAGTGAGCGCTTGGCTCAGACTCTACGTTCTGTGGCCCTGTCCAATCAACTGAGTATGGGGGGCAAGCAGGGGCTTTGGGCAAAGGATGGAACCAATATTATCAATGCCAGAAAGTTTCTCCCAGGGGAACGTCTGGGCGAAATCTACATTTATGAAATGGATGATCAACATCGTCTGATACGGTTAATACAGGCGCAAACGGCTTCCTACCGCAATGAACGCTGGATTCTGGAAAATGTTCTACAAAATGAACTCAAAGAAAACCAAGTCATTACCGCAGCAAAAAAGGAACTGGCCTGGGATACAACGATCAGTCCGGATTTACTCAGTGTAGTTACCGTAAAACCCAATACCTTGTCTACCTGGGGCTTGTACCAATACATCGAATATCTACAGGCGAATGGATTGAGTTCCAGTAATTATGTTCAGGCTTTTTGGTCTAAACTGGCTTCCCCGTTAGCAACCGGTATTATGGTGTTATTAGCCATACCCTTTGTATTTGGTCCTTTGCGCTCGGTCAGTGTGGGCCAACGGGTATTGGTAGGAGTATTGACGGGTGTGGCATTTCATCTTCTTACCCAAACATTTGCTTATGTGGGGTTGGTTTTTAAACTGAACTCAGCCTTTAGTGTCTTTTTGCCACTGATTCTGGCGGCGATGGCGGCTTATTGGCTGTTTAAAAGAGTCTATTGA
- the soxB gene encoding thiosulfohydrolase SoxB — translation MNISRREFLQMLSVASLAGVHLPGQAKSLTNKAPDDMYNLPKFGNVSLMHFTDCHAQLLPIWFREPNINIGVGSMNGNPPHVVGKNFLKYYNIKEGTAAAHAFTYLDFVEAAKRFGKVGGFAHLSSLVKHVRGQRPGSLLLDGGDTWQGSATSLWTNAQDMVDACKLLGVDVMTGHWEFTFGADRVKEVLEKDFEGHIDFVAQNIIDNEWEENVFKPYVIKEINGIPTAIIGQAFPYTPIANPRFMVPDWSFGVRDDKMQQSVDKARAEGAQVVAVLSHNGMDVDIKMASRVSGIDVIFGGHTHDAIPRPVQVKNKGGTTLVVNSGSNGKFLSVMDFEVKNGKVRNFAFSLLPVFSNYLEPDQEMSKYIKKVRAPYEKKLNQKLAVCDELLYRRGNFNGTFDQLIMDAMMDVQGAEIAFSPGFRWGVSVLPGEPITREHVMTQTAITYPTATLNQFTGQQIKDILEDVGDNLFNEDPYFQQGGDMVRVGGLKFAMDPTAKIGKRITDMELKGKKLDPNKKYSVAGWASVARPLEGKPIWDVVEEYLVAKKTVSIKELNLPKIKGIKDNDGMVL, via the coding sequence ATGAATATATCTCGTAGAGAATTCTTGCAAATGCTGAGCGTAGCCAGCCTCGCCGGTGTACATTTACCGGGACAAGCCAAGAGTTTGACCAATAAAGCGCCGGACGATATGTATAACTTACCCAAGTTCGGTAATGTCTCGTTGATGCATTTTACCGATTGTCATGCGCAGTTACTGCCCATTTGGTTTCGTGAACCCAATATCAATATCGGTGTTGGCAGCATGAATGGGAACCCCCCTCATGTTGTCGGTAAGAATTTTCTGAAATATTACAACATCAAGGAAGGTACAGCGGCAGCCCATGCATTTACTTATCTTGACTTCGTTGAAGCGGCCAAACGCTTTGGGAAGGTAGGCGGATTCGCTCACCTGTCCAGCTTGGTGAAACATGTCCGCGGTCAGCGTCCAGGATCACTATTACTGGATGGCGGTGATACCTGGCAAGGTTCAGCCACTTCATTGTGGACCAATGCTCAGGATATGGTGGATGCCTGTAAACTGCTGGGTGTTGATGTGATGACCGGCCATTGGGAATTCACATTTGGTGCGGATCGGGTCAAAGAAGTTTTGGAAAAAGATTTCGAGGGACACATCGATTTTGTTGCACAAAACATTATTGATAACGAATGGGAAGAAAATGTATTCAAACCCTACGTGATCAAAGAAATTAATGGAATTCCCACAGCCATCATTGGCCAGGCCTTTCCTTATACACCAATTGCCAATCCGCGATTTATGGTTCCCGATTGGAGTTTTGGTGTCCGTGACGACAAGATGCAACAGTCGGTTGACAAAGCCAGGGCCGAGGGTGCCCAAGTAGTTGCGGTTCTATCTCACAATGGCATGGATGTGGATATTAAAATGGCCAGCCGAGTCTCCGGCATCGATGTCATTTTCGGCGGCCACACCCATGACGCTATTCCGCGACCTGTACAGGTAAAAAACAAAGGGGGTACTACCCTGGTTGTCAATTCCGGCTCCAACGGAAAATTCCTTTCGGTCATGGATTTTGAAGTTAAAAATGGCAAGGTCAGAAACTTTGCATTTTCTTTGTTACCGGTATTCTCCAATTACCTGGAACCGGATCAGGAAATGTCCAAATACATTAAGAAAGTCCGAGCCCCATACGAGAAGAAACTGAACCAAAAATTAGCGGTTTGTGACGAGTTGCTATACCGTCGCGGCAATTTCAATGGTACTTTTGACCAACTGATTATGGACGCGATGATGGATGTGCAAGGTGCTGAGATTGCGTTTTCACCCGGTTTTCGTTGGGGTGTGAGCGTACTTCCAGGCGAACCTATTACACGCGAACACGTGATGACACAAACTGCCATAACCTACCCCACGGCCACACTGAACCAGTTTACCGGCCAGCAAATCAAGGATATTCTGGAAGATGTGGGTGACAATCTCTTTAATGAAGATCCCTATTTTCAACAAGGCGGTGACATGGTTCGTGTTGGCGGTTTGAAATTTGCTATGGATCCTACAGCAAAAATAGGCAAGCGCATTACCGATATGGAACTGAAAGGTAAGAAACTGGACCCCAATAAAAAATATTCTGTGGCGGGCTGGGCCAGCGTGGCCAGACCGCTGGAGGGCAAACCAATTTGGGATGTGGTTGAAGAGTACCTCGTGGCCAAAAAGACCGTCAGCATCAAGGAACTTAACCTGCCAAAAATCAAAGGCATTAAGGACAATGACGGTATGGTCTTGTAA
- a CDS encoding Mth938-like domain-containing protein, with protein MRINQELDPSSYTIRSVNAHEITVMSPAGNGVGFEERTLSNSFVIMPNRLISDWPARHVEELSEPLLTQLKELDPELLLLGTGSRLVFPQAHVMAEFSDLGIGLEVMDSAAACRTYNILMHEGRHVAAAILLP; from the coding sequence ATGAGAATCAATCAGGAACTGGACCCCTCAAGTTACACCATTCGCAGTGTCAATGCTCATGAAATCACCGTTATGTCACCGGCCGGCAACGGTGTCGGATTTGAGGAACGGACCTTATCGAACAGTTTCGTGATTATGCCTAACCGCTTGATTAGCGACTGGCCGGCACGCCATGTGGAAGAGTTGTCAGAACCGCTGTTAACTCAACTCAAAGAGCTGGATCCGGAATTGCTGCTATTGGGCACAGGTTCGCGTTTAGTCTTCCCTCAGGCCCATGTGATGGCCGAATTCTCCGATTTAGGTATCGGCCTGGAAGTTATGGATTCAGCGGCGGCTTGTCGAACCTATAACATTCTCATGCACGAAGGACGGCATGTCGCTGCAGCTATCCTGCTGCCTTAA
- the rpoS gene encoding RNA polymerase sigma factor RpoS, with translation MLENKDEPETDPELDDIVDSEDLVLDDDETDVLVDEVEETEVEEESTPAKSKVYARGEVTERDLDATRIYLSEIGFSPLLSAKEEVYYARLIAKGDEDARKRMIESNLRLVVKIARRYLNRGLALLDLIEEGNLGLIRAVEKFDPERGFRFSTYATWWIRQTIERAIMNQTRTIRLPIHVVKEINIYLRAARHLSQSLDHEPSPEEIAQMLDKPISDVKRMLGLNERVTSVDVPLGRDSDKSILDAIPDEQNVDPSVLLQDEDIQSCLDLWLGQLNDKQREVVEYRFGLHGREVATLEEVGNELGVTRERVRQIQLEALKRLREIMEREGYSVDNILK, from the coding sequence ATGTTGGAAAATAAAGACGAACCAGAAACTGACCCTGAATTGGATGATATCGTGGATAGTGAAGATTTAGTATTAGACGATGATGAAACCGATGTTTTAGTGGATGAAGTCGAAGAGACTGAGGTTGAGGAAGAATCAACACCGGCAAAATCCAAAGTATACGCCAGGGGGGAAGTCACCGAGCGAGATCTGGATGCGACCCGAATCTATCTCAGTGAAATCGGCTTTTCACCCCTGCTATCAGCCAAAGAAGAAGTATACTATGCGCGGTTAATTGCCAAAGGCGATGAAGACGCCCGCAAACGCATGATTGAAAGTAATCTGCGTTTGGTGGTGAAAATTGCCAGGCGATATTTAAATCGTGGTTTGGCGCTTTTGGATTTGATCGAAGAAGGTAATCTGGGTTTGATTCGTGCCGTTGAAAAATTCGATCCGGAACGCGGCTTTCGCTTTTCCACCTATGCGACCTGGTGGATACGCCAGACTATCGAACGGGCTATCATGAATCAGACGCGTACCATTCGTTTACCCATTCATGTGGTTAAAGAGATAAATATCTACTTGCGCGCGGCAAGGCATTTATCCCAGTCATTAGATCACGAGCCCAGTCCGGAAGAAATCGCACAAATGCTGGATAAGCCCATAAGCGATGTTAAACGTATGCTGGGTTTGAACGAACGCGTGACATCAGTGGATGTGCCCCTGGGGCGCGATAGTGATAAATCCATATTGGATGCAATTCCTGACGAGCAAAATGTCGATCCTTCCGTTTTGTTACAGGACGAAGATATTCAGTCCTGCTTGGACTTGTGGTTGGGACAGCTCAATGACAAGCAGCGTGAAGTGGTGGAATACCGCTTTGGTTTGCACGGTCGTGAGGTTGCCACTTTGGAAGAAGTGGGTAACGAATTGGGGGTCACCCGTGAACGGGTGCGACAGATTCAGTTGGAAGCGTTGAAACGCTTGCGTGAAATCATGGAACGCGAAGGCTATTCGGTAGATAACATACTGAAATAG
- a CDS encoding leucyl aminopeptidase has protein sequence MEFSVKSGSPEKQRTACVVVGVFEPRRLSNAGEQLDEATDGFLSSLLRRGDIEGKIGQTLLLHNVANTLAERILLVGCGRERELGDSQYRKIISKAASILNETGSMEGTCYLTELNVKTRDMVWNVRQAVEISNSALYEFQLFKSKKADQRRPLRKLIFCVPKRSDLAGGEKAVREGIAISNGVKLAKDLGNLPPNVCDPSYLASQAKDMAKTHDKLKVTVHDQAAIEKLQMGAFLCVAKGSRRPPKFIVFEYQGGPKTQKPVVLVGKGITFDSGGISIKPSAAMDEMKYDMCGAAAVFGVMKSCTELNLPLNVVVLVPTCENKPDGNATNPGDIVTSMSGLTIEVLNTDAEGRLILCDALTYAERYSPNKVVDIATLTGACVIALGHHVTGILGNHNPLIHELLNAGKASGDRAWGLPLLDEYQEQLRSNFADIPNVAGRDAGTITAACFLSRFAKKYHWAHMDIAGTAWISGAEKGATGRPVPLLTQFLIDQCVEEQGSKKKS, from the coding sequence ATGGAATTTAGTGTTAAAAGCGGCAGCCCCGAGAAACAACGTACTGCGTGTGTTGTTGTCGGCGTCTTTGAGCCCAGGCGTCTTAGCAACGCAGGCGAACAATTGGATGAAGCCACCGACGGGTTTCTATCCAGCCTACTCAGACGTGGAGATATTGAAGGAAAAATCGGCCAAACGCTGCTACTACACAATGTTGCCAACACTTTGGCTGAACGCATATTGTTGGTGGGATGCGGGCGGGAACGCGAACTGGGAGACAGTCAATATCGGAAAATCATCTCCAAGGCCGCATCCATTCTTAATGAAACCGGCTCCATGGAAGGTACCTGTTATCTGACGGAACTGAACGTTAAAACCCGGGATATGGTTTGGAACGTGCGCCAGGCAGTGGAAATCAGCAACAGTGCCTTATACGAATTTCAGCTATTTAAATCCAAAAAAGCCGATCAGCGCCGCCCACTGCGAAAACTCATCTTTTGTGTACCTAAACGCAGTGATTTAGCCGGAGGCGAAAAAGCAGTACGCGAGGGCATTGCCATTTCTAACGGGGTCAAACTGGCCAAAGACCTGGGCAACCTGCCCCCGAACGTCTGTGACCCTTCCTACCTGGCCTCACAAGCCAAGGATATGGCAAAAACCCATGACAAACTGAAAGTCACAGTTCATGATCAAGCCGCCATCGAAAAACTGCAGATGGGTGCTTTTTTGTGTGTGGCCAAAGGCAGTCGCCGCCCTCCCAAATTTATTGTTTTTGAATATCAGGGCGGCCCCAAAACCCAAAAACCGGTAGTTTTAGTGGGAAAGGGCATCACATTCGATAGCGGTGGAATTTCCATAAAACCGTCTGCAGCCATGGATGAAATGAAATACGACATGTGTGGTGCCGCTGCCGTATTTGGTGTGATGAAATCCTGCACTGAACTCAATCTGCCTCTCAATGTAGTAGTCCTTGTGCCCACATGTGAAAACAAACCGGACGGAAATGCCACCAATCCAGGTGACATCGTCACCAGCATGTCCGGCTTAACCATAGAAGTACTAAACACTGACGCGGAAGGCCGTTTAATTTTGTGCGACGCCCTGACATATGCTGAACGCTATTCACCGAATAAAGTTGTGGATATCGCCACGCTAACCGGTGCCTGCGTTATCGCCCTGGGACACCATGTAACGGGAATATTGGGGAATCACAATCCTCTGATCCACGAATTGCTTAATGCGGGTAAAGCGAGCGGTGACCGGGCCTGGGGTTTACCATTGCTGGATGAATACCAGGAACAATTGAGGAGTAATTTTGCTGATATCCCCAATGTCGCCGGTCGAGACGCAGGCACCATAACTGCTGCTTGTTTTTTATCACGTTTCGCCAAAAAATATCACTGGGCCCACATGGATATTGCCGGCACCGCCTGGATCTCCGGCGCGGAAAAAGGCGCAACCGGCAGACCGGTACCCCTACTGACACAGTTCCTGATTGACCAATGTGTCGAAGAACAGGGTAGTAAGAAAAAGTCATGA
- the lptF gene encoding LPS export ABC transporter permease LptF, whose product MPSSAGVGFKSLVIERYLTKEILHNLLAVLAVILLIFMGRYFARYLGWAAEGFISGSIVFDLLVLRTLSAMNLIIPFGLYIAIFLAFGRLYKDSEMTALSASGIGPQRILRSMFWLTLSVSAVVAVLSLLVSPWSFEKALQIQERAEASGRLEGVLAGHFNRVNAKRKAVIYVEGVSEDRKRISNVFVQMSDGNTLDIYSAKSAFYDRSDTTGERYIVLSEGHRYVGIPGEADFRIQSYEKSAFRVEPPKIVEKNRTQRALSSTELMRSTDVKDRAEFYWRLSLPLSTFLLAMLAMLLSKTSPRRGRFAKLFLAILVLVIYNNMVTVSRSWVERGVLPPELGMWYVHIIAFTAIVFFLYRQIGFSWMRQRKQILRTS is encoded by the coding sequence TTGCCGTCATCTGCTGGGGTCGGGTTCAAATCATTGGTTATAGAGCGCTATTTAACAAAGGAAATCCTGCATAATCTGCTTGCCGTGTTGGCAGTGATTTTGTTGATTTTTATGGGGCGGTATTTTGCCCGTTATTTGGGTTGGGCTGCAGAGGGGTTTATATCCGGATCCATCGTGTTTGATTTGCTGGTGTTACGTACTTTAAGCGCCATGAACCTCATCATCCCATTTGGATTGTATATTGCGATTTTCCTGGCCTTTGGACGTTTGTATAAAGACAGCGAGATGACGGCTCTATCAGCCTCTGGTATAGGGCCTCAGCGTATTCTTCGTTCCATGTTCTGGCTGACGTTGTCGGTTTCAGCCGTAGTTGCCGTGTTGTCATTGCTGGTTTCCCCTTGGTCTTTTGAAAAAGCTTTACAGATACAGGAACGCGCTGAAGCCAGTGGTCGACTGGAGGGTGTTTTGGCCGGTCACTTTAACCGGGTGAATGCCAAGCGTAAGGCAGTGATCTATGTGGAAGGGGTGTCCGAGGACCGTAAGCGTATTAGTAATGTATTTGTTCAAATGAGCGATGGAAACACCTTGGATATTTATTCAGCCAAAAGTGCCTTTTATGATCGTTCTGACACTACCGGGGAACGTTATATCGTACTGTCGGAAGGACATCGGTATGTAGGGATTCCCGGAGAAGCGGATTTTCGAATTCAGAGTTATGAAAAAAGCGCTTTTCGGGTAGAGCCCCCCAAGATTGTGGAAAAAAACCGTACCCAACGCGCGTTGAGCTCTACCGAATTGATGCGTTCGACCGATGTGAAAGACCGGGCGGAATTTTACTGGAGACTGTCCTTACCCTTGTCAACCTTTTTATTGGCCATGTTGGCCATGTTGCTCAGCAAAACCTCACCACGCAGAGGTCGTTTTGCCAAGTTGTTTCTCGCGATTCTGGTGTTGGTGATTTATAACAATATGGTTACGGTTTCGCGTTCCTGGGTAGAGCGGGGTGTGTTACCGCCGGAACTCGGTATGTGGTATGTGCATATCATTGCTTTTACGGCCATTGTATTTTTCCTCTATCGCCAGATTGGATTCAGTTGGATGCGTCAACGCAAACAAATCCTGCGGACATCTTGA
- the soxA gene encoding sulfur oxidation c-type cytochrome SoxA, translating to MKRLLMTAVAAVTITAAPMIVQADPASDLKAFRDYFFKRFPNVPLEEYANGVYAIDAASREQWEAIEEFPPYELAVEEGEELFNTPFKNGKTYASCFRNGGIGVRNDYPQFDKDTGKIVTMEKAINDCRVKNGEAPLPYKKGKLVSISAYMAYTTRGKKIDVKIPHDQRALEAYNQGKQFYYARRGQLNVSCAHCHIDNAGNRIRADLLSPGLGHTSHFPVYRSKWGGMGSLHRRVTGCNKQVRAKPFKAQGEEYSNLEYFLTYMSNGITFNGPGVRK from the coding sequence ATGAAGAGACTTCTGATGACTGCGGTCGCGGCTGTTACAATTACCGCCGCGCCGATGATAGTACAGGCAGATCCAGCATCGGATCTAAAAGCATTTCGAGACTATTTCTTTAAACGTTTTCCCAATGTACCACTGGAAGAATACGCTAATGGCGTATATGCCATTGATGCCGCATCCCGAGAACAATGGGAAGCCATCGAGGAATTTCCCCCGTATGAGCTTGCGGTTGAAGAAGGTGAAGAGCTGTTTAACACTCCTTTTAAAAATGGTAAAACCTATGCCAGTTGTTTTCGTAACGGTGGTATAGGCGTACGCAACGATTATCCCCAGTTTGACAAAGATACGGGGAAAATTGTAACCATGGAAAAAGCCATTAACGACTGTCGAGTTAAAAATGGTGAAGCACCCTTACCATACAAAAAAGGTAAACTGGTTTCCATTTCTGCGTACATGGCATATACCACTCGTGGCAAGAAAATCGATGTAAAAATCCCGCACGATCAACGGGCGTTGGAGGCTTACAATCAAGGCAAACAATTCTATTATGCCCGTCGCGGCCAATTGAATGTTTCCTGTGCTCACTGCCACATTGATAATGCCGGTAACCGTATCCGCGCCGATTTGTTGAGCCCGGGTCTGGGCCACACTTCTCACTTCCCGGTCTATCGGTCCAAGTGGGGCGGCATGGGTTCACTGCACCGTCGTGTAACCGGCTGTAACAAACAGGTACGTGCCAAACCGTTTAAAGCACAAGGTGAAGAGTACAGCAATCTGGAGTATTTTCTTACTTATATGAGCAACGGAATTACTTTCAATGGTCCCGGAGTTCGAAAATAA